The genomic stretch GGGTGTTTTTATCCAGCTGTTAACCAGTTCCCAAGTCCATCGCTTCGGAAAAAAGCCATCAGGAAGGTCAAAATCTGAAACATCAAGCACCAATCCCACTTTCCCGACTCCATCATATAGACTTAATTCATCTCATTGTACGCGGTAGTGTAATAAATGTGGAGCAAAGATTGTTTATCAAAGCTAAGAATGAGTAATTGGGAAAACgtttttgttactgaaaacagttaatttttaattcatctttatATTATAGTATTATAACAATTATTCGTTAATTAAACCCTCGGGTTAAGCAATAAGGATGTACTAACCATTTTACTGATATGTGTGGGTTGAGCAAGAGGAATGTACTGATTATTTTGatgaatgtgaagaaaatgttccGGACACTTGAAACAAAGATAGGTCAAACAGAAACTGTGTCTGCAAGAAGAACAAGATAAAGATTGAGAAAGAGGatatgagaaactgaagaatgcGCACGTTGCGGGAAGCTTGCAAGCACCAATCAGGAGCTCAAGTTTTGTAATATGTATGAGATAATTAAAAACCTAAAGACTAAAACTGTAAAAACAAGGGACGTGAATGTGCTAAGCACGGCAGTCGGCGGAGCGCAGACTCCCCTGCCGTCCAGCACTGTTCTTTGCTCCTATCCTACTTGctacaattaataaattttaattggaTTATAGTCCGTTGTGGTCTCAATTTATAACAGTAGGGATCTGCGTTCAGCATCAGGAACTCATACCATTTTACAGAACACACGCTCCACAAGAAAAACCTCAGGTGAAACTGAACGAGCTATGAACCAAGAACCGCCGCCGGTACCTGCCTGCTCTGAGTGTCAAGTGAACAAATGCAAACCACCGACGTTCAGCATCAGCAGAGCTCATTCCACCTGAGAGCTAAACCACACTTGTACCATTTCACCCAGCACAAGCTGAATGGCAAGGACTTCTCCACTGAGCCTACGCGTGTGACAGGCGGTGAGGCAGGAAGTGCCGGTTcccgctgcctgctgccagaaaAGACACGGCAGAGGATTACTTCACCGGTTGACGGAAAGAGAGCGCGTCATCAGGCGCCCAAGCGGCCGAAGGACGAGCAAGAGCCCGCTCCCCTCGGCGCGAGGTTAGGAAAGGCTCAGAGACAAGGACTGCGCGGGCTTACAGACCTGCGGGGCCTCGGCGTCCGCGGGCGGCTCTCCCGCGCCGGCGCTGCTGGTCGGGCTCCGCTTCCCGCAGGGCTCCGCGCCGAGAAGCTCCTCCGCGGCCAGGctgggcagcggcggcggcagccaaGCGCCCTCGGCGACGGCGCGGCCCGGCGCCACGCACAGGTTGTAGGAGTAGGGCAAGGTGCCCTCGCAGAAGTCGGCCGGGAAGGCGGCGCCGGCCACGGAGAAGCGCTGCGCGCCCAGGCAGCGCAGGAcggcgggcggcccggcccggcgcacCCGCGCCAGCACGGCCAGCGCCACGCTCAGCAGGAAGAGGGCGGAGAGGAGCGCCAGCGCCAGCACCAGGTAGAACTGCAGCTCCGCCGGCGAGtcggcgcccgccgcccgctcgCTCAGCTCCGGCAGCGCCTCCTGCAAGCTCTCGGCCAGCACCACGTGCAGCGTGGCCGTGGCCGACAGCGCCGGCTGCCCGTGGTCCTTCACCACGGCCACCAGCCGCTGCTTCGCCGCGTCCCTCTCCGACACGGCCCGCGCCGTCCGCACCTCGCCGCTGTGCAGCCCCACGCGGAACAGCGCCGGCTCCGGCGCCTGCACCAGCTCGTACGACAGCCACGCGTTGCGCCCCGCGTCCGCGTCCACCGCCACCACCTTGGCCACCAGGTACCCGGCCTCGGCCGACCGCGGCACCACCTCGAACGGGGCCgcgcccggggccgcccccgcgcccgcccccgcgcccgccgccggccacagCACCCGCGGCGCGTTGTCGTTGCGGTCCAGCACGAAGACGCGCACCGTCGCCGTCGAGCTCCGCGCCGGCGCCCCGCCGTCCTGCGCCCGCACCGCCACCGCGAACTCGCGGCACTGCTCGTAGTCGAAGGAGCGCTGCGCGTAcaccgcgccgctccgcgcctcCACCGACACGTAcggcgccgcgcccgccgcgcccgcgCTGCCGCCCGCCAGCCAGTAGCTGACGCGCCCGTTGGCGCCCGCGTCCGCGTCCCGCGCGCGCACGCGCAGCACCGGCGCGCCCGCCGCGTTGTTCTCCGCCACGTAGGCGCTGTAGGCGGCCTCCTCGAACACCGGCGCGTTGTCGTTCACGTCCGACACCTCCAGCACCAGCGCCGCGCGGCTGGAGAGCGCCGGGCTGCCCCGGTCCCTGGCCACCACCGCCACCCGGTGCTCGGCCGCCTGCTCCCGGTCCAGCGCGCTCGCCGTCACCACCTTGTACGAGCCGCCCGACGACGCCACGATCGACAGCGGCGCCTCGCCCGACAGCTCGCACGACACCTGGCCGTTCTCCCCGGAGTCCGGGTCGTTCACGTTCAGGAGAGCCACCACCGTGCCGGCCGGCGCGTCCTCGGGCACCGGGCTCGACACCGACAACACCGTGATTTCGGGCGCGTTGTCGTTCACGTCCAGCACCTCCACCTCCACCTTGCAGTGCGCCACCAGACCGCCCCCGTCCCTCGCCTCCACCAGCAGTGTGTAGCCTCGCGTGTCCTCGAAGTCCAGCGCCTCCTGCAGCGTGATCATCCCGCTCTCCGCGTCCACCACGAACTTCTGAAGCACCTTGGCCGGCATTTTCCCGAAGCCGTAGGTGATGCGGGCGTTGGTGCCGGCGTCGGCGTCGGAGGCCGAGACGTTCAGCACCATCGAGCCCGGCGGCGCGTCCTCCCGCAGGCTGGCGCGGTAGCGGTCCTGCGCGAACACGGGTGGGTTGTCGTTGGCGTCGGTGACGTTGATGCAGAGCTGGGCGGTGCCGCTGCGGGGCGGCTCGCCGCCGTCCAGCGCCGTCAGCACCAGCCGCAGGCTCTGCTCGCTCTCCCGGTCCAGGGCGCGCCGCAGCACCAGCTCCGCGAACTTGCTGCCGTCCTGGCTCTCCTTCACCTCCACCGCGAAGTACCCGTTGGCCTCCAGCTCGTAGCCCTGCAGCGAGTTGCTGCCCACGTCTGCGTCCTCGGCCGTGCCCAAGGCAAAGCGGGTGCCGGGAGAAGTGAACTCGTTGATCTCCAGCTGGAAACTGTCTTGCAGGAAGCGCGGGGCGTTGTCGTTGATGTCCAGGATGGCCACCTCGACGTGGAAAACGTTGAGCGGGTTCTGCACCAGCGCCTCGAAGCTGACGGAGCAGGACGCCGCCTCGCCGCACATCTCCTCCCGGTCCAGCCTCTCGCTCACGTAGAGGTTCCCGCTCTCCCCGCTCACGGTAAAGtatttcagctgccttttaGCGGCGGACGCCACCCGCAGCTGGCGTGCCGGCAGGTCGGCCGGGCTCAGCCCCAGGTCCCGCGCCAGCGGCCCCACCAGCGAGCCTCTGCCCAGCTCCTCGGGGATGGCGTAGCGGACCCGCTCCGGCGCCGCCCGGCAGCACAAGCCCAGCAGCAAAGCGGGCAGCAGCACTCGCCCGGCTGCTCGCCGGCcgctctgcctctgcctgcccgCCATTCTGGGCAGCGCTCGCCGCGCTCCTCCCTCCTGCCGCTGCCCTGCGTCCCTTCCAGCCACTCTCCGCAGCGAGCGCAGGGCCCGCCGGAGGCCAGCGATCTCGGCGCCGGCTCGGACGCCGCTGctccccgcgccgcgccgcctcTCGCCTCTGCTGCCCGTGCCGCTGCCGCTCTGGCCGGCGCCGTGCGAGCGAGCAGCCTGCGGGGGCAGGACGCTGCGGCGGCTCCGCCTGCGGCTGCGGCTGCGGCTCCGGCTGCGGCTCCAGCGCCGCTCCGCCTCGGCCAACAGCGGCACCCGGAGGCGCCGCGACGCCACCGCAGCCGGCTGATGGCCGCGCTCGCTCACGGCGGCCCGGGCTTTCCATCTGTACGCGTCAAGCTTGGCGGTCTCTCTTTTAATACAAAAGGACACTCAGAGGCACGGACGTTATGCTTGGCAGGAACGCTAGGCATTATAATACAACCGTCGTCTCCTACTCAAGAAGGATTTTGAGGCCGCAGTAGACTTTTAAAGTAGTGATACACTCTGTCATGTACCTTTACGTCTTCTGGCGTGAGTTGGTGTGAAAACGAAGAGGGAAATGTCTGCGACAGAGCAATAAAGAAGTTTTGCCGTGCatgttttcagcctttcctgATGTTTCATCTCCCTGCCCACGTGTGTCTTGGAAGCCCAGGCAAAAAGGGTGAATTTCATTTTACTCTGAAATGCTCAGGATTGATTCTGATTTAGAACAACAGCTAACACTGATGGAGAGATGTGAAGCCTAAAGGTAGTGGACCTGATCTCAGACCAATGTCACTGTACATGCCTGGCAGAGAAGAACAACATGCAGAACCGTGTCGGCTCTTTGCCCTGTGCACATCCTGACGCTGACTCCTCTTCCATCCAGAAAAACCTTCAGTGCTCTTGCTAGAAATGCCAAAGTCCAAGGCCTGCCATAGGGCTCgattctgcatttttctctctctgcgATTTTGGGAGCTTCTAGGCAAACATCCCACCATCTGGCCAGCCCATGCAAGGACTGCCTGATCAGCTGAAAGCTTGTCAACGATTTCTGGTGATTaatatacaaaaccaaaacctccaCCTGACCTCATTGGGGCAGGTACTTCAGTGCTGTGATTTGCAGTTGCTGTGCCACAAGTTGCTAAGGCCTCAAGGTGTAAGCTAGGCAAGTTGCAGTGATTTAGAAGGGCTGCTAGGTCTCTCTTGCCTGTACTGCATGGCATGCCTTTACTAGGCACCATGTGTTCCTTTAATGAGAACAACAAAACTCAGCAGCACTTAATTAAACCAAAGAAGCCAAAACAAGTACCTCTCACTAAGCAATTTGGGGGAGGTTATTTGCTACTGTGACACATCCAGGCCTGTGCAGGCTAGGAAATCACACAGAGGGACACGTAGCCTTGTAGTCCTCAGAGACATAAGAACAAGGCACAGGTAGGTGGGATTGGCCAGCAGTACTCGACACCAGTCTGTAGCACCTTCCTGGGTAGCCAGCTTGCCAGAGGGGGATCAGAGGTGACTGCTGCTATGCAATAATGCTCATTGATCTTCATTAGTGCTCGTTATCCACTTGGAGTAAGCGATGGGTGGGGGCATGTGCAAGTGTTCTCcacaagttccttcctgcaaagcagcagctcaaatCTCTCAGCCATTTCTGATGattaacaaacaaaaccaaacactctGACTTCCTCCACCGAGATAAGTATTTGACTACTGGAATGTACAGAGGCTTGGCCACAAGTCTGCCTTGAAAATCCATCTCCCAGAGCACCTGGAAGTGACTGAGGTCTGAACCCATAAGCAAAGCCCTGAAGTCTTACTTTGGACTACATAGTAAGGCACGTGGCTTTTGGAAATCCGTCAGTCCTTGTGACTTCTTCTACTGTGTAAATGCTTTATCAAAGGTCTTTATCTAGGTATAAGGGCATGTGAGAGACTCAGTTTTCActtctatttcattttcctcacaCAAAAAAGTCTTGTCTTCACATGGTTCTCCAGGGAAGTCAGTGTTTGCTGCAAAACAACACTCAGTTCCAACTGCAAAAGAACAATCCACAAGTGGAAAACATGAACCATGACCTTCTGGGAAACAAAGCCTGAAGGCAGATCAAAGGATGGGAAAATTTAATTACCACTTTGATGAAACTCTCCATCAAAACGTTACAGGAGAAATACATGGATAGAGGAGGTTTCACACAGGAATTACAAGATGTTCTACCCCTTCGTCATTGTTCTCATTTCTCTCCAACCCCACGCAACTTGCAGGTTAGCTTCTGACCCTCATAACTGGCACACACATGTCATGAGAGGTTAATGCATCATGATCATACCAAGAAAGGACATACATCTGTCTGCTCACCACTATTCTCAGAAGAAACATAAGCATTCAAAAGCACACGAGAGTTAACATGACCAAACTAAAAGATGAGCCATCATCCAACAGAGACTGGGTCATCAAAGTCTTCGCTTAGGAGAAATCACTTCTCCTCTTTTATCACACACACTGTTCCACAGAGATGCAACTTCTTCAAAGGTCATGTTTACATCTATTCACCcataacaaaaccagaacacaaaTGTACCCCCCCTTACATCTCCCGCCTTCCACACAAGCTGTAACACGAGCAAGAGGCACTAACACACAAGGCATTGCTAAAAGAAGATATGCCACTACTTATAACTAAACCTACATACATAGAACAccagggggcagggagggggcaagaaaaggaaaaaaaaatctggcaagCAATGCAGGGAAGCATTAAAAGTACTGTCAGAGAAACTCACCAGGAAGATGTCTCAGTCTTCACTGTGGGCATCGAAATTCATCCCCCAGAGCAACCGGGAGCTGTTGCGTTCTCAAGGTGCACTTGCAACCCTAAAGTCTTACTCTGGACTGCAGAGTAGAGGAATTCCTTTTATGAAAACCTCATCAGTTCtcatcatttttttctactctGTGGCCTGTTCATCTCCCACAAGTCTGAAGCCATAAGTGGAAATGCCTAATCACAGACCCCTTTCTCAAGCTAAGTCTTCTGAGGAAGTATAACAGATTCTCTTtta from Buteo buteo chromosome 24, bButBut1.hap1.1, whole genome shotgun sequence encodes the following:
- the LOC142044237 gene encoding protocadherin gamma-B5-like, producing MAGRQRQSGRRAAGRVLLPALLLGLCCRAAPERVRYAIPEELGRGSLVGPLARDLGLSPADLPARQLRVASAAKRQLKYFTVSGESGNLYVSERLDREEMCGEAASCSVSFEALVQNPLNVFHVEVAILDINDNAPRFLQDSFQLEINEFTSPGTRFALGTAEDADVGSNSLQGYELEANGYFAVEVKESQDGSKFAELVLRRALDRESEQSLRLVLTALDGGEPPRSGTAQLCINVTDANDNPPVFAQDRYRASLREDAPPGSMVLNVSASDADAGTNARITYGFGKMPAKVLQKFVVDAESGMITLQEALDFEDTRGYTLLVEARDGGGLVAHCKVEVEVLDVNDNAPEITVLSVSSPVPEDAPAGTVVALLNVNDPDSGENGQVSCELSGEAPLSIVASSGGSYKVVTASALDREQAAEHRVAVVARDRGSPALSSRAALVLEVSDVNDNAPVFEEAAYSAYVAENNAAGAPVLRVRARDADAGANGRVSYWLAGGSAGAAGAAPYVSVEARSGAVYAQRSFDYEQCREFAVAVRAQDGGAPARSSTATVRVFVLDRNDNAPRVLWPAAGAGAGAGAAPGAAPFEVVPRSAEAGYLVAKVVAVDADAGRNAWLSYELVQAPEPALFRVGLHSGEVRTARAVSERDAAKQRLVAVVKDHGQPALSATATLHVVLAESLQEALPELSERAAGADSPAELQFYLVLALALLSALFLLSVALAVLARVRRAGPPAVLRCLGAQRFSVAGAAFPADFCEGTLPYSYNLCVAPGRAVAEGAWLPPPLPSLAAEELLGAEPCGKRSPTSSAGAGEPPADAEAPQVCKPAQSLSLSLS